In the genome of Meles meles chromosome 2, mMelMel3.1 paternal haplotype, whole genome shotgun sequence, one region contains:
- the LOC123937063 gene encoding LOW QUALITY PROTEIN: ribosome biogenesis protein NSA2 homolog (The sequence of the model RefSeq protein was modified relative to this genomic sequence to represent the inferred CDS: deleted 2 bases in 1 codon), with translation MPQNEYIELHRKRYGYRLDYHEKKRRKEGREAHECSKKAKKMIGLKAKLYHKQRHAEKIQMKKTIKMHEKRNTKQKNDEKSPQGAVPAYLLDREGQSRAKVLSNMIKQKRKEKAGKWEVPLPKVRAQGETEVLKVIRTGKRKKKAWKRMVTKVCFVADGFTRKPPKYERFIRPMGLRFKKAHVTHPELKATFCLPILGVKKNLSSPLYTTLGVFTKGAVIEVNMSELGLVTQGGKVIWGKYAQVTNNPENDGCINAVLLV, from the exons ATGCCACAAAATGAATATATTGAGTTACACCGGAAGCGCTATGGCTATCGTTTGGATTAccatgagaaaaagagaaggaaagaaggtcgAGAGGCTCATGAATGTTCAAAGAAGGCAAAAAAGATGATTGGTCTGAAAGCTAAGCTCTACCATAAACAGCGCCATGCTgagaaaatacagatgaaaaaGACTATCAAGATGCATGAAAAGAGGAACACCAAACAAAAGAATGATGAAAAGAGTCCACAAGGAGCAGTACCTGCGTATCTACTGGACAGGGAGGGACAGTCTCGAGCTAAAGTACTTTCTAATATGATTAAACAAAAACGAAAAGAGAAAGCGGGAAAATGGGAAGTTCCTTTACCCAAAGTTCGTGcccagggagaaacagaagtatTAAAAGTTATTcgaacaggaaagagaaagaagaaagcatggAAGAGAATGGTCACTAAAGTCTGCTTTGTTGCAGATGGCTTTACTCGAAAACCACCGAAATATGAAAGATTCATTAGGCCAATGGGCTTACGTTTCAAAAAGGCCCATGTAACACATCCTGAATTGAAAGCCACATTTTGCCTGCCAATActtggtgta aaaaaaaatctttcatccCCACTATATACAACTTTGGGTGTTTTTACCAAAGGTGCTGTAATTGAGGTGAACATGAGCGAGTTGGGCCTTGTGACACAAGGAGGCAAAGTTATTTGGGGAAAATATGCCCAGGTTACCAACAATCCTGAAAATGATGGATGCATAAATGCAGTCCTGCTGGTTTGA